A single genomic interval of Stieleria maiorica harbors:
- a CDS encoding tripartite tricarboxylate transporter substrate binding protein, giving the protein MCWIGCCLLIMSLCGCDDSPQDSRVYPRRPIKLVVPFGAGGGSDTFARVLQNAIETHRLLPQRLVIINVPGAGGTIGSRRVKNARPDGYTLLLLHDGILTARHSGSASYGADAFIPIAGTGNASQVIAVNDNSPYADLPALMRDATEHPDSIVFAANMGAPSHFAGLMLQSKKVGAKFRFTQTGGGAKRFAAMQGGHVDVSSFSIAEYIQFKPSGIRALALLGPQRHPDLPELATATEQGLDVINENMQFWWAPLGTPADRIETIADALQAAMQTDQVRQTLAEMKITPTMLRGPALDVEIDQRDRMIAAAAPTSELHLPPFADYALVGFIMTAAAASIQSFRRRTAMRRETVDLARNGRPANRAQLAGIGCLTIGYVISLQFGLAGFVPATAVYALLSGGILLWPLLASRQTNPIKATLTLLIVSVMMSVVMHHLFTEVLVVDLP; this is encoded by the coding sequence ATGTGCTGGATCGGCTGCTGTTTGCTGATCATGTCGCTGTGCGGTTGCGATGATTCCCCGCAGGACTCGCGTGTGTACCCGCGGCGGCCGATCAAGCTGGTCGTCCCTTTCGGCGCCGGCGGCGGCAGCGACACGTTTGCACGTGTGCTGCAAAACGCGATCGAAACGCATCGTCTGCTGCCGCAGCGGTTGGTGATCATCAACGTGCCGGGAGCGGGGGGGACGATCGGCAGCCGTCGTGTCAAGAACGCGCGCCCCGACGGTTACACGCTGTTGCTGCTGCACGACGGCATCCTGACCGCACGCCATTCGGGCAGTGCAAGTTACGGCGCCGATGCGTTTATCCCGATCGCGGGCACGGGAAACGCATCCCAGGTGATCGCGGTCAACGACAACTCACCGTATGCGGATCTACCGGCGTTGATGCGCGACGCAACCGAGCACCCGGATTCGATCGTCTTTGCGGCCAACATGGGTGCACCCAGCCACTTCGCCGGGTTGATGTTGCAATCGAAAAAAGTCGGGGCCAAGTTTCGTTTCACCCAGACCGGCGGCGGAGCGAAACGTTTCGCCGCGATGCAAGGTGGCCACGTCGATGTGTCTTCATTCTCGATCGCGGAATACATTCAATTTAAACCCAGCGGGATCCGGGCCTTGGCGCTGCTCGGTCCCCAGCGACACCCCGACCTGCCCGAACTGGCGACCGCAACCGAACAGGGTTTGGACGTCATCAACGAGAACATGCAGTTCTGGTGGGCGCCACTCGGCACACCGGCCGATCGTATCGAGACGATTGCCGATGCATTGCAGGCGGCCATGCAAACCGACCAGGTCCGCCAAACACTGGCCGAAATGAAGATCACACCGACGATGCTGCGAGGCCCGGCGCTCGACGTGGAAATCGACCAGCGTGACCGCATGATCGCCGCGGCCGCCCCGACGTCCGAACTGCACCTGCCACCGTTTGCCGATTATGCATTGGTCGGTTTCATCATGACCGCCGCGGCTGCGTCCATTCAATCGTTCCGGCGCCGCACCGCCATGCGACGCGAGACGGTCGACCTCGCGCGAAACGGGCGTCCGGCCAACCGCGCCCAACTGGCGGGGATCGGATGCTTGACGATCGGTTATGTGATCAGCCTGCAGTTCGGCCTGGCCGGATTCGTGCCGGCGACGGCCGTCTACGCGCTGCTCAGCGGAGGGATCCTGCTGTGGCCCTTGCTTGCGTCACGACAGACCAACCCCATCAAGGCAACGCTGACTCTGTTGATCGTCAGTGTGATGATGAGCGTCGTGATGCATCACCTGTTTACCGAAGTGTTGGTCGTGGATCTGCCGTAG
- a CDS encoding DUF1559 domain-containing protein has protein sequence MRRESRRAFTLVELLVVIAIIGILVGLLLPAVQAAREAARRMSCSNNFKQIGLAFHNYHSTYKNLPRNRGGTYRRGNNIQARTPVPLGAPYGGNNFFNLSALVGILPFVEQQALWDQISNPFAVKEPASAQGLYFSAMGPQVAMNLAQHGQFQYDPWLTNIPSYRCPSDPGIGLPAQGRTNYGVALGDSIQFQNNGGRNQTGVIARTRMTRMRSTTRGMFVPREETRFRDVLDGLSNTIMGGELNTDLGDNNITTRVAERSGILNNPSLCADQIDPDRPKFWAPGTDFASNNVEVQRGFKWMNGMAVNVGITSILPPNREICSNGNNTFTIGIYGPSSRHQGGAHILMGDGAVIFITDSIESGDTTAGNVKWNGTGVQTPGMPSPYGLWGALGTRAGGETIEEQLNQ, from the coding sequence ATGCGAAGAGAGTCTAGGCGGGCATTTACGCTCGTCGAACTGTTGGTGGTGATCGCGATCATCGGCATCTTAGTCGGGTTGCTGTTGCCGGCGGTCCAGGCGGCGCGAGAAGCGGCTCGCCGGATGAGTTGCAGCAACAATTTCAAACAGATCGGATTGGCGTTTCACAACTACCATTCGACGTACAAAAACCTGCCGCGAAACCGTGGGGGCACCTATCGCCGCGGCAACAACATTCAAGCCAGGACGCCGGTGCCCCTGGGGGCACCTTACGGTGGCAATAATTTTTTCAACTTGAGCGCCCTCGTCGGCATCTTGCCGTTCGTCGAGCAGCAGGCCTTGTGGGATCAAATCAGCAATCCGTTTGCCGTCAAAGAACCCGCTTCTGCCCAGGGGCTTTACTTCAGCGCGATGGGGCCACAGGTCGCGATGAATTTGGCCCAACACGGTCAATTTCAATACGACCCCTGGCTGACGAACATCCCGTCCTATCGCTGTCCCAGTGATCCCGGGATCGGTTTGCCGGCACAGGGCCGGACCAACTACGGGGTCGCCCTGGGAGATTCGATTCAGTTTCAAAACAATGGCGGTCGCAACCAGACCGGCGTGATCGCACGAACGCGAATGACTCGGATGCGGTCGACAACGCGCGGGATGTTTGTGCCTCGCGAAGAGACTCGGTTTCGAGACGTGTTGGACGGGCTGTCCAACACGATCATGGGGGGAGAACTCAATACGGACCTGGGTGACAACAACATCACCACCCGTGTCGCCGAACGTTCCGGAATCTTGAACAACCCCAGTTTGTGTGCCGATCAAATCGACCCGGATCGACCGAAGTTTTGGGCGCCCGGCACAGACTTTGCCAGCAACAATGTCGAAGTGCAGCGAGGCTTCAAATGGATGAACGGGATGGCGGTCAACGTCGGCATCACGTCGATTCTGCCGCCGAACCGCGAGATTTGCAGCAACGGGAATAACACGTTCACGATCGGGATCTATGGACCGAGTAGCCGTCACCAGGGAGGGGCCCACATCCTGATGGGCGACGGCGCCGTGATCTTCATCACCGATTCGATTGAATCGGGAGACACGACGGCGGGGAATGTGAAGTGGAACGGCACCGGCGTTCAAACGCCCGGCATGCCCAGTCCCTACGGGTTATGGGGGGCACTCGGGACCCGGGCCGGCGGCGAAACGATCGAGGAGCAGCTGAACCAGTAG
- a CDS encoding sulfatase: MPSTRNVFASLIVFLFATIALPDDRGQAKSPNVVFFLVDDLGFMDVGVNNPDTFYETPNIDRLAERSTNFTNGYAANPVCSPTRYSILTGRYPTRVDATNFFSGKRPGRFLPAELIDHMPLSEVTMAEAFKQHGYRTMFAGKWHLGPSEEFWPTKQGFDLNFGGFSRGGPYGGKRYFSPYGNPRLTNGPDGEHLPIRLANETADFIADNPSDPFFAYLAFYSVHTPLLAPKPLIEKYEQKAKELGLDTQEAFADEEQVWPNAKQPRRVRTLQAHATYAAMVESMDRAVGIVIDRLEALDLMDDTIICLTSDNGGLSTSEGSPTSNLPLRGGKGWVYEGGIREAFMIHAPMIQDAPDSCDVPVVSTDFYPTLLELAGLPLLPDQHLDGFSLVPLLKGKTELDRDAIYWHYPHYSNQGGFPGGAIRIGDWKLVERYEDGAVHLYNLADDIGERDDLADQHAERVAKMRAMLHSWYQDVDAKFLRPKENGPMPWHP, encoded by the coding sequence ATGCCCTCGACCCGCAACGTTTTTGCCTCCCTGATCGTTTTCCTTTTTGCAACGATTGCCCTGCCCGACGACAGGGGACAGGCCAAATCTCCCAACGTCGTTTTCTTTTTGGTGGATGATTTGGGGTTCATGGATGTCGGCGTCAACAATCCGGACACGTTCTACGAAACCCCCAACATCGACCGGCTGGCTGAACGGAGCACGAATTTCACCAACGGCTACGCGGCCAACCCGGTGTGTTCACCGACACGCTACAGCATCCTGACCGGGCGGTACCCGACGCGCGTCGACGCCACCAATTTTTTTTCCGGGAAACGCCCCGGCCGATTTTTGCCCGCCGAGCTCATTGATCACATGCCGCTGAGCGAGGTGACGATGGCCGAAGCGTTCAAGCAGCATGGCTACCGCACCATGTTTGCCGGAAAATGGCATCTGGGGCCGAGCGAAGAGTTTTGGCCGACCAAGCAAGGGTTTGATTTGAATTTCGGCGGATTCAGCCGGGGCGGACCGTATGGCGGCAAACGCTATTTCTCCCCCTACGGTAATCCGCGACTGACCAACGGACCCGATGGCGAGCACTTGCCGATCCGTTTGGCAAATGAAACCGCCGACTTCATCGCCGACAACCCGTCCGATCCGTTTTTCGCCTACCTCGCGTTCTACAGCGTTCACACGCCGTTGCTGGCCCCCAAACCGCTGATCGAGAAGTACGAACAGAAGGCCAAGGAATTGGGGCTGGATACCCAAGAGGCTTTTGCCGATGAAGAGCAGGTCTGGCCCAACGCAAAACAACCGCGTCGCGTTCGAACACTGCAAGCCCACGCCACGTACGCCGCGATGGTCGAATCGATGGACCGCGCCGTCGGAATCGTCATCGATCGGTTGGAAGCCCTGGACCTGATGGACGACACGATCATTTGCTTGACCAGCGACAACGGTGGATTGTCCACCTCCGAAGGTTCGCCGACCAGCAATTTGCCGCTGCGAGGTGGCAAGGGCTGGGTGTACGAAGGCGGCATTCGCGAAGCATTCATGATCCACGCGCCGATGATCCAGGATGCCCCCGATTCGTGCGACGTTCCCGTCGTCAGCACCGATTTCTATCCGACCTTGCTGGAGCTGGCCGGTCTGCCCTTGTTGCCCGATCAACACCTTGACGGGTTTTCTTTGGTGCCGCTGCTGAAGGGGAAGACCGAACTGGATCGCGATGCGATTTACTGGCACTACCCGCACTACAGCAATCAAGGCGGGTTTCCGGGTGGGGCGATCCGAATCGGTGACTGGAAATTGGTGGAACGCTACGAGGACGGCGCCGTTCATCTGTACAATTTGGCCGATGACATCGGCGAACGAGACGATTTGGCCGACCAGCATGCCGAACGAGTCGCGAAGATGCGTGCGATGCTCCATTCCTGGTATCAAGACGTGGACGCCAAATTCCTGCGTCCCAAAGAGAACGGACCGATGCCTTGGCATCCCTAA